Proteins from a genomic interval of Neodiprion lecontei isolate iyNeoLeco1 chromosome 2, iyNeoLeco1.1, whole genome shotgun sequence:
- the LOC107225827 gene encoding uncharacterized protein LOC107225827, translating into MERKNPEMDPVRYPDLQEMFQNAGVCPICFMEMGQMPTYQCENGHTMCHRCKPYYYACSMCNAPLNFFPAPETDPAQTPPPIHFMPHMMPRDFVSTEPSAPYEDFLHHERGSWGPPSPEPEQHLGYCKYSNFGCWIRVPEYLRELHETRCHFRPFLEEEQLPTDLHPGDDLEPCAHAVVGCNVMMPPWRKPVHEPLCIFKESFEAFNAGESGLEPEPEAEGDEDPDELVECKLKIYGCRVRMQRRRKEIHEGKCNYNKYYNEEDFREREVEPEEIPEEEPEEDPDELIECKLKIYGCRVRMPRHRKESHEAKCNYNKYYREEDF; encoded by the exons ATGGAGAGGAAGAATCCG GAAATGGATCCCGTACGCTATCCAGACCTCCAAGAAATGTTCCAGAACGCAGGAGTCTGTCCGATATGCTTCATGGAAATGGGCCAAATGCCAACGTACCAGTGCGAGAACGGTCACACGATGTGCCACCGGTGTAAGCCGTACTATTACGCATGTTCTATGTGTAACGCACCGTTGAATTTCTTCCCGGCACCGGAAACGGATCCTGCGCAAACGCCGCCGCCGATCCACTTCATGCCACACATGATGCCGAGGGACTTCGTATCTACCGAGCCCAGCGCGCCTTACGAGGACTTTCTTCATCACGAAAGAGGATCCTGGGGTCCACCGTCTCCCGAACCGGAACAACACCTTGGGTACTGCAAGTACTCGAACTTCGGATGCTGGATCAGGGTTCCCGAGTACCTGAGAGAGCTTCACGAGACGAGATGCCATTTCAGGCCATTTCTCGAAGAGGAACAGCTTCCCACTGATTTGCATCCGGGCGATGATCTCGAGCCCTGTGCTCACGCGGTGGTTGGATGCAACGTGATGATGCCACCTTGGAGGAAGCCGGTACACGAGCCACTCTGCATATTCAAAGAAAGTTTCGAAGCCTTCAATGCGGGGGAATCAGGACTGGAACCAGAACCAGAAGCTGAAGGCGATGAGGACCCGGATGAACTGGTGGAGTGCAAGCTGAAGATTTACGGATGCCGAGTGAGGATGCAACGACGTCGCAAAGAAATTCACGAAGGAAAATGTAACTACAATAAATACTACAATGAAGAGGACTTCCGGGAACGAGAAGTGGAACCAGAAGAGATACCAGAAGAAGAACCAGAAGAGGACCCTGATGAGCTGATTGAGTGCAAGCTAAAAATTTATGGATGTCGTGTTAGGATGCCGCGCCATCGGAAGGAAAGTCATGAAGCGAAGTGTAACTACAACAAATACTATAGGGAGGAGGatttttaa